One Hydrogenobaculum sp. 3684 genomic window, CCGCTCTAAAAGAAAGCCACTACAAGGATCAGCTAAAAGAGATAGGAATATCTTTTGATAGATATCAAGACAAAGTATTAAAAAGATTTATAGGAAAGACCCCAGAGTTTGGATATGCTAAAAACCTTGAAAAGGTATTTGAAATGGCTCAAGAAAAAGCCGTAAGAGATGGTGTAGCAGAAGTATCACCAGCTCACCTTGTTTCAGCGCTTTTAGAAGCAAAAGATTTTATAGCAGCAAAACTTTTAGATCAAATCATAGGAGGTAAAAGCATGGACACAGAAAAAGAGATCCAAGAAGAGGAAAAGTCTATCCTAGAACGCTACGGAGTAGATCTTACCCAAAAGGCAAGGGACGGTAAGTTAGATCCGGTCATTGGAAGAGAAAAAGAGATAAACCAAACCATAGAAATATTACTAAGACGTAGCAAAAACAACCCTGTTTTAGTAGGAGATCCCGGTGTTGGTAAAACAGCTATAGTAGAAGGTTTAGCCCAAAGTATAGTCAACAAAGAAGTACCCCCAGAACTTCAAGATAAAAGCATCATAAGTATAGACATGGGTTCATTGGTAGCTGGCTCTAAGTATAGAGGAGAATTTGAAGAAAGGGTTAAAAAGCTTTTGGAAGAGCTTAAAGAAAAACCAGAGGCAATACTTTTTATAGATGAAATCCATACCGTCATAGGAGCAGGAAAAGGCGAAGGATCTTTGGATGCCGGCAACATGTTAAAACCGGCTCTAGCCAGGGGTGAAATAAGGCTGATAGGTGCCACAACCGTAGATGAGTACAGAAAATACATAGAAAAAGACTTAGCCTTAGAAAGAAGGTTTCAACCAGTTTATGTAGACGAACCTACTATAGAAGAAGCTATAGAGATACTAAACGGCTTAAGACCAAAATTAGAAGACTTCCATAAAGTAAAGATAGAGGATGATGCAATAGATAGCGCTGTAAAACTTACACACAGGTATGTAACTTTTAGAAAACTCCCAGATAAAGCAATAGATGCCCTAGATCAAGCTTGTGCTCGTAAAAAACTAGCATCTGTAAGCGTACCCCCAGAACTTCAAGAAATAGAAAGAAAACTAAGAGCTTTAGAAGAGCAGATTATAAATGCAAACTTGTCTGGGGATTATGAAAAAGAAGCAGAACTCAAGATTCAAAAGGTTAACCTAGAAAAGCAAAAACAAGATATTATAAATAAGCTTGATATGGTAGATATGAAGATAAACCAACTCAAGAAAAAGCTTGAAGAACTAGAGCAACAGATTATAAAAGTTGCTGAGAAAGGAGACTATGAGAAGGAAGCAGCGCTTAAGATAGAGATGGTAAATACAGAAAAAGAGATAAAAGCCTTAGAGTCAAAAAGAGCAAAAACTTTAAGTGTAACATCAGATGATATAGCTCAAGTAGTATCCGATTGGACTGGTATACCTCTTAACAAGTTAAAAGAAGAAGAAATGGAAAAACTCCTTCACTTAGAAGAAGAGCTACACAAAAGAGTTATAGGACAAGATGACGCTGTGGTAGCTGTAGCAGAAGCCATAAGAAGGGCAAGAGCAGGCTTGAAAGATCCAAAACGCCCAATAGCTTCTTTCTTGTTCTTAGGACCAACTGGTGTAGGTAAAACAGAGCTATCAAAAGCCTTGGCTGAGCTTTTATTTGGAGAAGAAGACGCCCTTATAAGACTTGACATGTCAGAATTTAAAGAAGAGCACACCGTATCAAAGCTTATAGGTGCACCTCCTGGATACGTAGGTTATGAAGAAGGTGGCAAATTGACAGAGGCAGTTAGAAGAAAACCCTATAGCGTAATACTTCTAGACGAAATAGAAAAAGCACACCCAAGGGTATTTGACTTATTCTTGCAAGTGCTTGATGACGGAAGGTTGACTGATTCTCATGGAAGAACTGTGGATTTCAGAAACACCGTTATCATTATGACTTCTAATATAGGTAGCACATACCTTCTAACGTTGCCTTTGGAAGGAGATTCTGAAGAGATAAAGAAAGAGTTTGAAAAAGCTAAAGAAAAGGTGTTAGGAGAGCTCAAACACTTCTTTAGACCTGAGTTTCTAAATAGAATAGATGATATAATAGTATTCAAACCTCTTACCATGGAACAACTTATACAAATAGTAGACTTGTTATTAGACGATCTAAACAAACGTCTAAAAGATAAGGGTATAAAAGTAGAGCTCACTTTAGAAGCCAAGAAAGAACTTGCCAGAAGAGGGTATGAACCAGCTTTCGGTGCAAGACCTTTAAAACGTACAGTACAAAAACTGTTAGAAACACCTTTAGCCAACAAGATGATAAAAGGCGAGATAAAGGAAAACTCTACTGTAAAAGTAGATATAAAAGACGGAGAGTTTGTGTTTGAAACTACCTAACAAATATTTCTGATAACGGCGGGAGAATAACCCGCCGTTTTTTGCTATAATACTTCAATGAAAAAGCCAGAAATACTATCTCCAGTAGGTCATTTTGAAGGATTGATGTCCGCAATAAAAGCCGGCGCTGATGCTGTATACATGGGACTTGAAAAACTAAATCAAAGAGCTGGAAAAGGCGGTTTTTCAAAAGAAGATATAAAAGAAATTAGGCTTATAACCAAAGACCACGGCATAAGGCAATATATAACGCTAAATTCTATAGTGTTTGATGAAGATTTGCCTTATTTGGAAGATGTACTTGATTTTTTAAAAGAAATAGAAGTTGATGCAGTTATAGCTTGGGATTTCTCGGTAGTGCTTGGAAGTATAAAAAGAGGTTTAGAAACACATATCTCTACAATGGCATCGGTATCAAACCACATATCTGGTAAATTCTATAAAGAACTTGGTGTAAAACGAATAGTTCCGGCAAAGGAGCTAGATTTAAACTCCATTAAAAGCTTAAAACAAAATACCGGATTAGAAGTGGAGGTTTTCGTCCATGGATCTATGTGTATGGCTGTATCCGGTAGATGTTTTTTGAGTCATGAGGTTTTTCAAAAATCCGGAAACAGAGGAGAGTGCTATCAAGTCTGTAGACACGAGTTTGATATAAAGGTAATATCGAAAAACTCTGGCACAGAGTATTACCTTGGTAGCGATTATGTTATGTCAGCCAAAGATCTTCTTACTATAAACTTTGCGGATAAGCTTATATGGGCAGACGCTTGGAAAATAGAAGGAAGAAACAAAAACCCAGATTATGTTTATATGACCACAAAAGCTTACAGAGAAGCCAGAGAACGTATATTAAACAACGAATGGTCACAAAAAGGCTATCAAGACCTTATAGATATGTTAGAAAGAGTATATCATAGGGAATGGGACGGTGGTTTTTACTTCGGCGAGGCTTCCTTTGGCATAAACTCATCTATAGCAAAAGAAGAAAAAATATACGTAGGAGATGTTTTAAAATTTTATCCAAAGGCTTCTGTGGCAGAGGTAAAAATAGTAGCACATCCTTTAAAAGTAGGCGATACCATACATATAATAGGAAAAACCACGGGCCTTGTAAGACAGAGAGTAGAATCCATGGAAATAGAAAATCACCGTATAGATCAAGCAGAAAAAGGCACAGTTATAGGTTTAAAAGTGAACGAAAAAGTAAGAGAAAAAGATAAAGTTTATATTGTAAAAGAAAAATAGTATAATATTTTTTATGAAAGAGTACGCTTTAGAAATAGCAACAAAAGCAAGAGCTGTATTGCCTAAACTTTCAAGTTTAAACCCAGGTGTAAAAAATTCTATTCTTATAAGAGTATCTCAACTTTTAAAAGAAAACAAAGAGCTAATACAAAAAGAAAACGAAAAAGACATAGAGTTTGCAAAGTCCATAAATCTTTCAAAGGCAATGATAGACAGGCTTAAAGTGGGAGAAAAACAAATAAACAGCATGATAAAAGTATTGGAGGACGTGGCAAAGCTAAAAGATCCGGTGGGCGAAATAACCTCTATGTGGACGGTAGACAACGGCCTTAAAATAGGTAGAATGAGAGTTCCCCTTGGCGTTATTTTTATAATATACGAATCGAGGCCAAACGTTACTATAGAAGCAGCTAGTTTGTGCTTTAAATCTTCCAATGCTGTTATCCTAAGAGGTGGTAAAGAAGCTATTCACACAAACAAAATACTTTCAGATTTGTTTAGACAAGCTATAAAAGAGCACGTAGAGGGTTTAGAAGATGCTGTTTGCTTTGTAGATAAAAGGGAAAGAGAAATAGTTACAGAACTTTTACAGCTAGAGGGTTTAGTAGATGTAGCCATACCAAGAGGAGGAGAAAGCCTTATAAAGGCTGTATCAGAAACTGCCAAAATACCTGTTATAAAACATTATAAAGGTGTTTGCAGTATATATGTAGACAACGAAGCAGATCTTAAAAAAGCTTACGATATCGTGTACAACGCAAAGGTACAAAGGCCATCAGTTTGCAACGCCATAGAAAACCTTTTTATACATAAAGATCTTTTACAAGATTTTTGGCCCAAAATGGCTATGGTGCTTTTAGAAAGCGATGTTGAACTAAGGTGCGATGAAGATAGCTATGAGATATTGCAAAATAAGGATTTTGAGGCTTTTAAAAGCAAAATAAAAAAAGCAACTGAAAAAGATTACTACGAAGAATTCTTAGATCTCATATTGGCTGTTAAAAAGGTGAACTCTTTGGAAGAGGCAATGCAATTTATAGAAAAATACGGCTCTAAGCATTCTGA contains:
- a CDS encoding glutamate-5-semialdehyde dehydrogenase; its protein translation is MKEYALEIATKARAVLPKLSSLNPGVKNSILIRVSQLLKENKELIQKENEKDIEFAKSINLSKAMIDRLKVGEKQINSMIKVLEDVAKLKDPVGEITSMWTVDNGLKIGRMRVPLGVIFIIYESRPNVTIEAASLCFKSSNAVILRGGKEAIHTNKILSDLFRQAIKEHVEGLEDAVCFVDKREREIVTELLQLEGLVDVAIPRGGESLIKAVSETAKIPVIKHYKGVCSIYVDNEADLKKAYDIVYNAKVQRPSVCNAIENLFIHKDLLQDFWPKMAMVLLESDVELRCDEDSYEILQNKDFEAFKSKIKKATEKDYYEEFLDLILAVKKVNSLEEAMQFIEKYGSKHSDAIITENHTKAMRFLQEVDSAAVYVNASTRFTDGNEFGLGAEMGISTDKIHARGPMALRELTIEKFIIFGNGQLRENVGIPKELKQKLQID
- a CDS encoding peptidase U32 family protein: MKKPEILSPVGHFEGLMSAIKAGADAVYMGLEKLNQRAGKGGFSKEDIKEIRLITKDHGIRQYITLNSIVFDEDLPYLEDVLDFLKEIEVDAVIAWDFSVVLGSIKRGLETHISTMASVSNHISGKFYKELGVKRIVPAKELDLNSIKSLKQNTGLEVEVFVHGSMCMAVSGRCFLSHEVFQKSGNRGECYQVCRHEFDIKVISKNSGTEYYLGSDYVMSAKDLLTINFADKLIWADAWKIEGRNKNPDYVYMTTKAYREARERILNNEWSQKGYQDLIDMLERVYHREWDGGFYFGEASFGINSSIAKEEKIYVGDVLKFYPKASVAEVKIVAHPLKVGDTIHIIGKTTGLVRQRVESMEIENHRIDQAEKGTVIGLKVNEKVREKDKVYIVKEK
- a CDS encoding ATP-dependent Clp protease ATP-binding subunit; the encoded protein is MYSENMWSKKVKDYVEQASSIARSLGDTKVDTDHLLLALLKDQDSALSKYVSKKGVDVKELYQKLKEHINSIDNQLNKAAESEASHLIDLRSKIIQLKSDISNIQNELSEIREAKRRIEYELEKARRYDLWGARQLELELRQLNAEEEHLRKELSRVEQNLSTVFDKSAVRDFLENKISIDALVKTALKESHYKDQLKEIGISFDRYQDKVLKRFIGKTPEFGYAKNLEKVFEMAQEKAVRDGVAEVSPAHLVSALLEAKDFIAAKLLDQIIGGKSMDTEKEIQEEEKSILERYGVDLTQKARDGKLDPVIGREKEINQTIEILLRRSKNNPVLVGDPGVGKTAIVEGLAQSIVNKEVPPELQDKSIISIDMGSLVAGSKYRGEFEERVKKLLEELKEKPEAILFIDEIHTVIGAGKGEGSLDAGNMLKPALARGEIRLIGATTVDEYRKYIEKDLALERRFQPVYVDEPTIEEAIEILNGLRPKLEDFHKVKIEDDAIDSAVKLTHRYVTFRKLPDKAIDALDQACARKKLASVSVPPELQEIERKLRALEEQIINANLSGDYEKEAELKIQKVNLEKQKQDIINKLDMVDMKINQLKKKLEELEQQIIKVAEKGDYEKEAALKIEMVNTEKEIKALESKRAKTLSVTSDDIAQVVSDWTGIPLNKLKEEEMEKLLHLEEELHKRVIGQDDAVVAVAEAIRRARAGLKDPKRPIASFLFLGPTGVGKTELSKALAELLFGEEDALIRLDMSEFKEEHTVSKLIGAPPGYVGYEEGGKLTEAVRRKPYSVILLDEIEKAHPRVFDLFLQVLDDGRLTDSHGRTVDFRNTVIIMTSNIGSTYLLTLPLEGDSEEIKKEFEKAKEKVLGELKHFFRPEFLNRIDDIIVFKPLTMEQLIQIVDLLLDDLNKRLKDKGIKVELTLEAKKELARRGYEPAFGARPLKRTVQKLLETPLANKMIKGEIKENSTVKVDIKDGEFVFETT